The Cynocephalus volans isolate mCynVol1 chromosome 12, mCynVol1.pri, whole genome shotgun sequence sequence atatttaacacagcttttcatctttttctctttttgatgtgTGAATAAAAGGTAAAACTTTTTATGAGAGATAATTATTTTTGTGACTGAAACAATGATTAAATAAACCATCATTTTCCCACTGAATTAAAATTGTCCCACTTTTATATAACAAATGGAACAAAcatttgtataaaaaataaaggttatttAGTAGTCTTTACTTTTATAATATTAACTATTCTActgattactttttcttttcttatgccagtaccatttaATTTGATCTCAGGCCTGCATACTTTGATATTGTATAAAGCAAGTGCCTATTCACTAAtattcattttgcttttatgtgcattcatgaaattttattcttttgcattaaCTTAGAGATAATTAatgcaatcagaaaaaaattaaaagctgatTCTAATTGGAGTTGTGTTAAACTTATATATTTAGGGTGGGAAAATTGATATTATATGATATAACATATTACATCCATGTGTGGTTTATCCTTTGGCTGtcatataaagaaagaaaaaatgttactgattAAAATATGCACAATATTAAGATTCCAGTCATTTTAAAACACATCTGccttttaaagatataaaaacttgaaaaaaaatgccTTCAATAATTTCTAACTACAGTAGTTACATAACTATTTCTGATATTAATCCCAAATGTTTTAATACCTTATGACATTTCTAAGATGACAATGGAATGttgaatattaataataaaattgagcatctttgtttcttaattttaattaaaataggtACGGGTGTTTTGCTGTTTTATATAATTGTGACaattgcattttcttaaaaatttttatcttattttagcAGTTTTTCATAATCCCACTTCACATTTTTTTAAGAACAATTACTGATTTTTATCCAGTGATAGTTTGATTTATTAATCAAAATCCAcatataatgttatttttaaaatttattacaacAAAATTGGGCTATATtccatacatatttatgtaaatatttctatatctCTATATTGtatttatccatctatctatttttctgttatctCCACACTTGTGTTATTGGAATAAATCTTTGATTGCTCATAGCATAttctttttgctattttgttGGATTCTATTGAAATAGTCTATCTACATTCATCAGCTAATTTGTTTAATAGTTTATGTTATACTGCCTTAATCAGGTTTTTGTCAAATATTAAGTATGTTCATAAGATTATTCaggaagttttttgttgtttggataATTGAAATCAGAatgaaattccaattttttttacttgtatAGCAATTTgattctttctctccttcaatGATAAATCCTATTTGACCTCCCAAATGTTATATGGTGATTGGTATATTTAAGTTTTCCACATCttgaattaatttataaattttgttttgccaAAAACATGTTCATTGGCTCTGGGTCTTTACTTTTTTTGGCTCCCTCTAGAATTGTGTTAGTACCCTCAtaagttatttcacttaacatgccATTAGTTTGcatcttctttcttatttgtaaCCTTACATATTTCACTctgttttatattcatttatatttctgagaaatttatcagttttcctgaaatatttaaaagaatcacCTTTTGggtttatttagctttttaaattcatttaattttctattcttattaaaacttattttctatatatttttgattaattttatgggttttaaaatttttatatgacCAAGAATTGCTTTATTTCttatcctgtttattttttaaaaatagtaaatatatttaaggataaataattatttaatttcttctgatTATACCTTTTTTAGGCTTTATGTGAATTGTTATAGTTTCTCGATTTGATTGTATATGCATTTCTTAACTTCCAAGAGTACATTTGAATTCCCTATTTAATTCCTTATATATAGTATTAGtagattattttttcatgaaatctGGAGATTAAAAGCTCTCTTTTAGATAGAGAAATATAATAGTGATTCCAATCATCCATAGATCATAACCCAAgtagaaacaaaaaaagtattttagagaaaattgtaattttttcatGAGTAGGTAATTTTTCCCTAATTCACATTTAAAAGATCTTTATGCTATTCTGTAAGTTTCAAGTGCTTTCACAAtttgaatcctgcaactttatcTTGCATCTCCATGTGGATATTTAAACTCAAGCCACTATAACCCTAACTCAACAAGTTGACACAACATCCTCTGTTTTTTGCTTTCCTGGGCATTCACAGATCATAGATAGATTACTTAACATTTCTGTGTACTCTGGATCTCTGACACCTGGTGATTgcccacattttaattttcactttcagttatatattcaaaagattatttataaaaattgatcccacctttccttttgtttttattgtgttttctttgaGTACTAAAAATGATACTATGTTCTTTCTCAATTGTTCCATTATTACAAAATGCCCTTATTCATCCTGTTTagtatttaaacataaaatttgacctcttaattaaatttttatattattttgtatatatttgaataCAGTAATCTGCAgtcttatgttttcatttttatgggagactaaagaattatttttattataccataAACTATAATTACTTGGGGTTATATTTATTGACAAATGAATTTAAGAGAAGTATACTTTTATGTTCTTACTGAGACATATCCTCTTCAAGAAGTTGAGtaaaaaccaaaggaaagaaagagttgATTAagatgcaaagaaaataaatctaaagagGAGCCAAGAAGGATAACAAACTAAAATATGgattattaaaagacaaaaaatatgtttcaatagAAAGTTTTAGCAGCCACTTACCTTTTATTTTGACTTCACTTATTGACTgctatattattttacttatttaaaaatgaagcaaTTCTTTTCATCAAGTTCTTGAAGGCTTTCTTCACCTGCTTATTTCTCAAGGTATAAATAAATGGATTTAGCATAggtgaaatagaagaaataagtaGGGAAACCACTTTATTAATAGTCACTTCTTCTTTTGCTGTAGGATTCATATAGATGAACATGCATGTGCCATAGGTGATGGAAACCACAATCAGGTGGGAAGAACAGGTGGAAAAAGCCTTTTTCCTTTGTTGGGCAGATGAGAATCCTAAAATTGTCTTGATAATAGAACTATAAGATAGAACTACACACATAAGGGTCAATATGAGGGTCAGCACAGCACAGATTAAAACAGTTTGTTCCATGAACCATGTGTCTGAACATGATATCTTCAGGAGGGGAGAAGCATCACAGAGAAAATGGTCAATGACATTTGATTCACAGAATTTCAGATTCAGCCCCAGACTAAGTGGGGAGGTTATGACCAGCAACCCAGACaaccaacagcaaaaaacaagtcTCCTGCAGACTCTGGTGCTCATGATGCTTACATAATGCAggggtttgcagatggccacgtAGCGATCATAGGACATGGCAGCCAGGAGGAAAAATTCTGTTACTGCAAAGAGGTCAGTGAAAAATACTTGGATGACACAAGCATTATATGTAATGGTCTTATCACCTGTTGCTATGTTATATAAGTATTTGGGAACACAGGCAGTTGTGAATGAGATCTCTAAGAAGGAGAAGTTTTGTAAAAAGAAGTACATTGGTGTTTTAAGATGGGGATCCACAAAGGTTAGGGTGATGATGGTAACATTCCCAGTTATGCTCAGCATGTAGGtgagaaatagaaagataaaaatcaaaacttgCAGCTTAGAGTCATCTGTCAGTCCCAGCAGTATGAACGTTGTTATTGTGTAGTTTTTCATCATTGATGATTTCTGTTCAATCTGCATGTCCAATAATTCAGGGAGATTgtcatatacattattttatctaTATAAAGTCTAACTTAATCAGCTCTACCTTCACTATATTTCTATAATGTATTGTAAATCATAGTATGGGTATGATTAGATATCTACTAATATGGCGTGATTTCATGGGTAGCAAAAATGCCATTTGGCTTCTCGAAATTCTATCCTACTCACAACTCAGTAAAACAAAACCACCACACAACATTAAAGTTATGCTTTTGGTTAACAATTTGGTTCTTGTCAAAATGCCagtgtataattatatataatttggtCTCACTTTAAAGAGCCCTGATCAGAACTTGGAATCTCTGTTCTGGCTTTACAGTTAAattttttgcttgcttttcttttcttttctttttttttttttgttgttgaatgtATTTTCTCCAATAATGCTAAACCTCATGCCCAAGACTATACAAGCTACCCTTCCTTCCTTGTCATTCTCAACATTTCTTTATTAATGTGCAATTTTGAACTTATTGTTCTCTGTTGTGCAGAACAcaattttaaacacaaatttacTTGCACTTAAGATGTTTATGAAATgttttaagtaacttaaaaagtacattttttttgtcttatctttttgcctgtttttatatcTTGGATCTATTAGTTCCTCTTTACTTCTGACTCTGCTCACTTTCCTGTTTTCCacaatttctattgttttatatGACATCTTTTCCTTAATAATTATCACATTTCTGTTTCtaataatggattttttttctgacttaCATATTGAATTGAGTACCAAatgtatctatttatatattgaaCGTACCACCAAACATACCTGCTTACACAAATCACTTTCTTGTCTACTTTAATGTGCCTAAAACAGAAGTCATGGTGTTCCACAGGTCCTACACTGCCACCCCTTTTTCCTATGTGCCAACAAGTTCCATTTGTTAAACCTTGTgtttaaatttgttaaatattGTGTTTTGCCAGATATTGTCATAAGCATTTCTCTTATTTTGTCCCCCACTCCTGAATTTAATCTGGGTAAAAACTGTTCATCATTGATTCCTCTGGGAAGTTTCCTGCAATTCTTATGACCCACACACCCACTCCTGTGCTCCCATAACAAATGATACTTGCCACTATCTTAGTATGCAGACAGAGAATGTGTTTATTGGGATTACCTCTTTCACACACTTATAGCCAAGACAACCaacaaattttcataaatattgtaagtatttaaagaatattttctaaataaatttatatattccaAATTTACCAAGCACACACAAAGTTATTTCTTCCTATATGGACTTAAATTTATACTGCTTTATACTAAATTTGCACATTAAATTTTCTATATCTCTGGTCATACAAGTAGAAAATTTTGtggcttattttgctttttttgttcttAAAGAAGAGTTACGTTTATTAATTAAGTCACATTGTAAAGTGATCTTTACAAATCTGACAAAAGGTTTAATTGTCTTATCTTCCTTCTTTGGTATTTcaaat is a genomic window containing:
- the LOC134360784 gene encoding olfactory receptor 6C2-like; the protein is MMKNYTITTFILLGLTDDSKLQVLIFIFLFLTYMLSITGNVTIITLTFVDPHLKTPMYFFLQNFSFLEISFTTACVPKYLYNIATGDKTITYNACVIQVFFTDLFAVTEFFLLAAMSYDRYVAICKPLHYVSIMSTRVCRRLVFCCWLSGLLVITSPLSLGLNLKFCESNVIDHFLCDASPLLKISCSDTWFMEQTVLICAVLTLILTLMCVVLSYSSIIKTILGFSSAQQRKKAFSTCSSHLIVVSITYGTCMFIYMNPTAKEEVTINKVVSLLISSISPMLNPFIYTLRNKQVKKAFKNLMKRIASFLNK